In a single window of the Bacillota bacterium genome:
- a CDS encoding LCP family protein — protein MALENTPQESMPNQEPVLEEELALKRQELEKKRALRARKRRQRRLFYLFLVVLALLLAGITAYYTMQRNFALPTTVGSLHRGEDPTGETPLLGRFDVVVLGADEKPDDPGRADTIMVASIDFDHRRLSVISVPRDTMVTIPGRPGRQRINAAYAYGGPELTVKTLSQLFNIPLQYYVRIDFQGFIDIVDILGGVTVDIQRPMYYEDQAQGLIIDLKPGLQRLTGEQALGYVRFRHDGLGDVALVDPNRNVYDGRINRQQKFIKAFLDELLHIRTVTKIPALVHSVIGAVETNIPYFQAMRLAMLASRIEDGTFRSSVVPGTSALVEGASYWVADTDRLELMVKRMILGEDQITVEVLNGSGIRGAARQVAEGLTQRGYAVLGVTDADTYDYEKTQIFARPTHDSAAKSLGEVLNTGSITLTNDIRGNDIDMVVIVGKDYRIE, from the coding sequence GTGGCTCTAGAGAATACTCCGCAGGAGTCAATGCCAAACCAGGAGCCGGTCCTTGAGGAGGAACTGGCCCTCAAGCGGCAGGAGCTGGAGAAAAAACGAGCCTTAAGGGCCAGGAAAAGGCGTCAGCGGCGATTGTTTTATCTGTTCTTAGTAGTTTTGGCGCTGCTTCTGGCAGGAATTACGGCCTACTATACGATGCAGCGGAATTTTGCGCTACCGACAACTGTGGGTTCATTGCATCGAGGAGAGGATCCAACGGGAGAGACTCCTTTGCTGGGAAGATTTGACGTGGTAGTTCTGGGGGCCGATGAAAAGCCCGACGATCCCGGCAGAGCAGACACAATTATGGTTGCATCCATTGATTTTGATCACCGGCGCTTGTCGGTGATTTCTGTTCCCAGGGATACGATGGTAACTATTCCCGGTCGGCCCGGTAGGCAGCGAATCAATGCTGCCTATGCCTACGGCGGTCCGGAGCTGACGGTGAAAACTCTTTCCCAGTTGTTTAATATTCCTTTGCAATATTATGTTAGAATAGATTTCCAGGGCTTTATAGATATCGTTGATATTCTCGGTGGGGTCACCGTCGACATTCAGCGGCCGATGTATTATGAAGATCAGGCCCAGGGTTTGATCATCGACTTGAAGCCGGGCCTGCAAAGGTTAACTGGAGAACAGGCTCTGGGTTACGTGCGTTTTCGGCATGATGGTCTAGGGGATGTCGCGTTGGTGGATCCCAACCGCAATGTGTATGATGGGCGGATCAATCGGCAGCAGAAGTTTATCAAAGCCTTTCTCGATGAGCTGCTTCACATCAGAACGGTAACTAAGATTCCCGCCTTGGTTCACTCGGTGATTGGTGCCGTTGAGACCAATATTCCCTACTTCCAGGCGATGCGGTTGGCGATGCTAGCCAGCCGAATCGAGGACGGGACCTTCCGCAGTTCCGTGGTGCCGGGCACCTCAGCCCTGGTGGAAGGGGCCAGTTACTGGGTGGCCGACACCGATCGGCTGGAGTTGATGGTGAAGCGAATGATTTTGGGGGAAGATCAGATTACGGTAGAGGTACTCAACGGCAGTGGGATTCGAGGGGCCGCTAGGCAGGTAGCGGAAGGCCTAACCCAACGGGGGTACGCGGTGTTGGGGGTAACCGATGCCGATACCTATGATTATGAGAAGACCCAAATCTTCGCTCGGCCGACCCATGACAGCGCGGCCAAAAGCCTTGGAGAGGTTCTCAACACTGGCAGTATCACTCTAACCAATGACATTCGCGGTAATGATATCGATATGGTGGTTATTGTCGGGAAGGACTATCGGATTGAGTAG
- the rsfS gene encoding ribosome silencing factor: protein MNSRKVLETIVAAAEDKKAVDVVVLDLQEITIIADYFVICSGESTPQVRAIYRGIMDDLAEIGVTPNWRSGSEEGGWVLLDYGGIVVHVFHHSQREYYDLENLWGDAKRLTPEEILA from the coding sequence CTGAATTCACGTAAGGTATTGGAGACAATCGTGGCGGCTGCTGAGGATAAGAAGGCAGTGGATGTAGTGGTGTTGGACTTGCAGGAGATTACCATCATTGCCGATTACTTTGTGATCTGCAGTGGTGAGTCCACCCCACAGGTACGCGCCATCTATCGCGGTATCATGGATGATCTGGCTGAGATAGGTGTAACGCCAAATTGGCGCAGTGGCTCTGAAGAGGGCGGATGGGTGCTGTTGGACTATGGCGGCATCGTTGTCCATGTGTTTCACCACAGCCAACGGGAGTACTATGATCTGGAAAACCTCTGGGGAGACGCAAAGCGCCTGACGCCCGAGGAAATTTTGGCCTAA
- a CDS encoding carboxymuconolactone decarboxylase family protein, translating into MDKLQEFREYRERMNEKILAEGDRATKRFFSLDSYAYRPGALDCKTKELLGLVASAVLRCNDCIAYHIIRAVQEGATDDEIKETLSIALIVGGSIVIPHLRYAYDLLDQARQAQAEGHLEELE; encoded by the coding sequence ATGGACAAGCTGCAGGAATTTCGCGAGTATCGCGAGAGGATGAATGAGAAGATTTTAGCCGAGGGAGATCGGGCGACAAAGCGGTTTTTCTCCTTAGATTCCTATGCCTATCGGCCGGGGGCCTTGGATTGTAAGACCAAGGAGTTGTTGGGTCTGGTGGCCTCGGCGGTGCTGCGCTGCAACGACTGTATCGCCTATCATATCATTCGGGCGGTGCAGGAAGGGGCTACCGATGATGAGATCAAGGAGACGCTGTCCATTGCTTTGATCGTTGGCGGCTCCATCGTGATACCCCATCTGCGTTATGCCTATGATCTTCTGGACCAGGCCCGGCAGGCACAGGCCGAGGGCCATCTCGAGGAATTGGAGTAG
- a CDS encoding class I SAM-dependent methyltransferase, producing the protein MLPKPEGAYGILARFYDELMLEALDYSQWFAALRHLLAKEGKPLSPHHRVLDLACGTGLMTEQMAQAGYQVIGADLSEEMLAVAEQRLRRAGHSVPLLRADMRDFDLGITFDCVFCLCDSLNYIEDSTQLPEVFASVARALKPNGVFVFDVNSEYKLSQIYGSNTYAEIRDGWSYIWENTYDPEQGICQMDLAFYIQDPDGRFTQYRERHYEIALDHEEIVRALASTGFSLLGVYGDDFVTSPGSDTERWTYLAVKGNVGS; encoded by the coding sequence ATGCTGCCAAAACCAGAGGGAGCCTACGGAATCTTAGCCCGATTTTACGATGAGTTGATGTTGGAGGCCCTTGACTACTCCCAGTGGTTTGCCGCACTCCGGCACCTTCTCGCCAAAGAGGGCAAGCCTTTGTCACCACATCATCGGGTGTTGGACCTGGCCTGTGGCACCGGATTGATGACAGAGCAGATGGCCCAGGCGGGGTATCAGGTAATTGGGGCAGACCTTTCCGAGGAGATGTTGGCGGTGGCGGAGCAGAGGCTGCGCCGGGCTGGACATTCGGTGCCCCTATTGCGAGCGGACATGAGGGACTTTGACCTGGGGATCACCTTTGACTGTGTTTTTTGTCTCTGTGACAGTCTGAACTACATAGAGGATTCAACTCAGCTGCCGGAAGTCTTTGCCTCTGTGGCTAGAGCCCTGAAACCCAACGGAGTCTTTGTCTTTGATGTCAACAGCGAGTACAAGCTCAGTCAGATTTACGGCAGCAATACCTATGCCGAAATCAGGGATGGCTGGTCCTACATTTGGGAAAACACCTATGACCCTGAACAAGGGATTTGTCAGATGGACCTGGCCTTCTATATTCAGGATCCCGATGGCAGATTTACCCAGTATCGGGAGCGACACTATGAAATCGCCTTGGACCATGAAGAGATAGTCCGGGCCCTGGCCAGTACAGGGTTTAGTCTCTTGGGTGTATACGGCGATGACTTTGTCACTTCCCCGGGATCAGACACTGAGCGATGGACCTATCTTGCCGTCAAGGGGAATGTCGGATCTTGA
- a CDS encoding leucine--tRNA ligase, translated as MDERYNFHAVEAKWQKKWSDSKLYQVVEDENKEKYYCLVMFPYPSGRLHMGHVRNYSIGDAIARFRRLQGYNVLHPMGWDAFGLPAENAAIKNNTHPAKWTWENIEYMRAQLQQMGISYDWDREVATCHPDYYKWTQWIFLQFYKRGLAYKKKASVNWCPSCSTVLANEQVVNGACERCDTPVTLTDLEQWFLRITDYADELLADLKELPGWPERVKTMQKNWIGRSEGTEITFAIEGLDETISVFTTRPDTVFGVTYLVFAPEHPLVDRLITGTEQEAQVRQFIKEVQAEDEFARAAEDTEKKGMEIGAYAINPVNGDRVPILVANYVLMGYGTGAVMGVPAHDDRDFAFAKKYGLEIRPVIKPVDGQLPEPMTESYIEDGVLINSGDFTGMENKQAMVEITKYLESKGQGCFKVNYRLRDWLISRQRYWGTPIPIVYCDQCGIVPVPEDQLPVMLPEDVELVAGRSPLPTCEEFVNTTCPQCGGPARRETDTMDTFIDSSWYFLRYCDPTNAGEPFAKEKADYWMPVDQYVGGIEHAILHLLYSRFFQKVLHDMGMTKDIEPMKNLLTQGMVLKDGAKMSKSKGNVVDPSHIIEQYGADTARLFMLFAAPPERDLEWSEAGVEGAYRFINRVWRLFAAWIDRVAPVKAAVNPDELTKADRQMRRIAHQTVRKVTEEMESGFGFNTAISANMEMVNALYKYTDEVGEAASLPLLRECFEFLALSLAPFVPHVAEELWEALGNGESIFLATWPKWDEEATKAEEITIVVQINGKVRDRLVVPADSDQEEIKEQALESERIQEMILGKEIVKTIVVPKKLVNIVVK; from the coding sequence GTGGATGAAAGGTACAATTTTCACGCCGTGGAAGCCAAGTGGCAGAAAAAATGGAGTGACAGCAAACTCTACCAAGTGGTAGAGGATGAAAATAAGGAGAAATACTACTGCCTCGTAATGTTTCCCTACCCTTCGGGACGCCTACATATGGGGCATGTGCGCAACTACTCCATCGGCGATGCCATTGCTCGCTTTCGTCGTTTGCAGGGATACAATGTGCTGCATCCCATGGGTTGGGATGCCTTCGGCCTGCCGGCAGAGAACGCGGCAATTAAGAACAACACTCACCCCGCCAAGTGGACCTGGGAGAACATCGAGTATATGCGGGCCCAGCTGCAGCAGATGGGGATCAGCTATGATTGGGACCGAGAGGTGGCTACCTGCCATCCCGATTACTACAAATGGACCCAATGGATCTTCCTCCAATTTTACAAACGGGGTCTAGCCTACAAGAAAAAGGCATCGGTTAACTGGTGTCCCTCCTGCAGTACGGTGCTGGCCAACGAGCAGGTGGTCAACGGTGCCTGTGAACGGTGTGATACCCCGGTGACCTTGACGGATCTGGAGCAGTGGTTCCTGAGAATTACCGACTACGCCGATGAGTTGCTGGCGGATCTCAAGGAATTGCCGGGCTGGCCGGAGAGAGTCAAGACCATGCAAAAAAACTGGATCGGCCGCAGCGAAGGTACTGAGATCACCTTTGCCATTGAAGGGCTCGATGAGACCATCAGTGTGTTTACCACTCGGCCAGACACGGTATTTGGAGTCACCTATCTGGTCTTTGCCCCGGAACATCCCTTAGTGGACCGGCTGATTACCGGAACGGAGCAAGAGGCCCAGGTGCGCCAGTTCATCAAGGAAGTTCAAGCCGAGGATGAGTTTGCTCGGGCCGCGGAAGATACGGAAAAGAAGGGAATGGAGATTGGCGCCTATGCCATCAACCCCGTCAACGGTGACCGGGTGCCGATCTTGGTTGCCAACTATGTTCTGATGGGCTATGGTACCGGTGCTGTGATGGGGGTTCCAGCCCACGATGACCGGGACTTTGCCTTTGCTAAGAAATATGGGCTGGAGATTCGCCCGGTAATTAAGCCCGTTGACGGCCAGCTTCCAGAACCTATGACGGAATCCTATATTGAAGATGGGGTGCTGATTAACTCCGGAGATTTCACCGGAATGGAAAACAAACAGGCGATGGTGGAGATCACCAAGTATCTGGAGAGCAAGGGCCAGGGATGCTTCAAGGTGAACTATCGGCTGCGGGACTGGCTGATTTCTCGGCAGCGATACTGGGGCACTCCCATTCCCATCGTCTACTGTGATCAGTGCGGCATCGTGCCGGTGCCCGAGGACCAGCTTCCAGTGATGTTACCAGAGGATGTTGAGCTGGTGGCCGGTCGTTCTCCGTTACCCACCTGTGAGGAATTTGTCAATACCACCTGTCCCCAGTGTGGCGGTCCAGCTCGGCGAGAAACCGATACCATGGATACCTTTATCGATTCCTCCTGGTACTTCCTGCGGTATTGTGACCCGACCAATGCCGGTGAGCCCTTCGCCAAGGAGAAGGCCGACTATTGGATGCCGGTGGATCAGTACGTTGGCGGAATTGAGCACGCTATTTTGCACCTGCTCTATTCGAGATTCTTCCAAAAGGTGCTCCATGACATGGGAATGACCAAGGACATTGAGCCGATGAAGAATCTCTTAACTCAGGGGATGGTGCTCAAGGACGGGGCGAAGATGTCCAAATCCAAGGGCAATGTCGTGGACCCCAGCCACATTATTGAGCAGTATGGTGCCGATACCGCCCGGTTGTTTATGCTCTTCGCCGCTCCCCCGGAGAGAGACCTGGAGTGGAGCGAGGCTGGCGTGGAAGGAGCCTACCGGTTCATTAACCGAGTCTGGCGTCTCTTTGCCGCTTGGATTGACCGGGTAGCCCCAGTCAAGGCGGCCGTCAATCCCGACGAGCTCACCAAAGCGGACCGGCAAATGCGCCGAATCGCCCACCAGACGGTGCGAAAGGTAACCGAGGAGATGGAATCGGGCTTTGGCTTTAATACTGCCATCAGTGCTAACATGGAAATGGTCAATGCCCTGTACAAATACACCGATGAGGTCGGGGAAGCGGCAAGCCTACCGTTGTTAAGGGAATGCTTTGAGTTCTTGGCCTTGAGCCTGGCACCCTTCGTGCCCCACGTTGCCGAGGAGCTGTGGGAGGCTCTGGGTAATGGGGAGTCGATCTTCCTGGCCACTTGGCCTAAATGGGATGAGGAGGCCACCAAGGCCGAGGAGATCACCATTGTGGTGCAGATCAACGGCAAAGTGCGGGATCGACTGGTTGTTCCTGCCGACAGCGATCAGGAGGAGATTAAGGAACAAGCTCTAGAGAGCGAGCGGATCCAGGAAATGATCCTGGGTAAGGAGATCGTCAAGACTATTGTCGTTCCGAAGAAATTGGTCAACATCGTCGTCAAGTAA
- a CDS encoding helix-hairpin-helix domain-containing protein, with protein sequence MKLSRREDIVLLLLAFLVLSGAGFRLWLREGDVIIEVWEESEASLVQGSSSFEGAESLPSVSTPSFAETGAAEALRINVNTASAWELERLPGIGPALAGRIVAERERHGPFITVDELVRVSGIGPKVLERLRPHVIVK encoded by the coding sequence ATGAAATTATCGAGAAGAGAAGATATTGTTCTACTGCTGCTGGCCTTTCTGGTTCTCAGTGGGGCGGGGTTTCGTCTGTGGCTGCGAGAAGGTGATGTGATCATTGAAGTCTGGGAGGAGTCGGAGGCCAGTCTAGTCCAGGGCTCTTCCAGTTTCGAGGGAGCTGAGTCCCTGCCTTCAGTATCAACCCCGTCCTTTGCCGAAACTGGAGCGGCAGAGGCCCTTCGGATTAATGTCAATACCGCCTCTGCCTGGGAACTGGAGCGACTTCCGGGGATCGGACCGGCCTTGGCAGGGCGAATTGTGGCGGAACGGGAAAGACATGGACCCTTCATCACCGTCGATGAATTGGTTCGAGTCAGCGGCATCGGGCCAAAGGTCTTAGAGAGATTGCGTCCCCACGTGATCGTCAAATGA
- a CDS encoding DNA internalization-related competence protein ComEC/Rec2 — MRRRWTRWFRRLYYHPQLRFPVGYCREYGSAVLSRMLPERRRRWKLLVSLGGYALGIGLGEYTSLQLPQAALVLAMILLGSGIWWWRYRRLNGLWRVGVILALGLVWTCLRAPVAPQGPWLERPGTITGTVVGLRSRERDRTQVVVQVDRVYYPDLEQPSGKVSFKDSPLNPRPKVLLNIYHHGQEGEREILAGLVPGRRLSWQGALRLPVDSGNRGLFDYRSYLRRQGIVYTASTDLAKLTSGDLQGFMVCRWIHHWRQGILDTIEELFLPAEAAIVKGLVLGDKQDIPQETTLMWQRAGISHLLSVSGLHIGLVSSLVRRLAAKLGGGGSLTSWVGIGAAVGMAALAGWSLSALRACLTATLVVLLARREEESTRKGSSGTDGFSILCIAAWIVLILYPLALFDVGFQLSYSAVLGILLLNSRWHRGQKPSRIGASLGISLAAGLGTLPVVAWYFFSVPTLAPLANLVAVPLAGLILPLSLGAVVGANLWTPLARPFALAATGLIRALKAVAGVIASVPGSHLLVGQPPLPLILVYIALLLVVLRGLERLQFLGSRSRNQLLLALTLTVAGFLLWAPLLQVDYARFSLTAIDVGQGDSWLVRDGTGLSLLIDGGGSDPRYSSFDVGSRITVPYLQRRALARVHGVINTHPHLDHIGGLLTVVETIPVKVVVDNGNPGNAPAAWRLRQGATRWGAQPLTVSPGQRVQIRTQESTVTVWRPAPEGTVNDNDLSLVTKIQSGPWSFLLTGDLERAGIEALLNTSGVDLSADVLQIPHHGGRNSLLGPLIRRVNPKLCVISVGRNNFGHPAGETLDLMEQLGIPYLRTDLHGEINLILGQSGRYGREGKTLLVTTGRGITMQVTK; from the coding sequence ATGAGACGCCGGTGGACAAGGTGGTTCCGTCGGCTTTACTACCATCCCCAGCTCAGGTTTCCCGTAGGGTATTGCCGGGAGTATGGCAGCGCTGTTCTCTCTAGGATGCTTCCGGAGCGTCGCCGGCGGTGGAAACTGCTGGTGAGCCTTGGGGGATACGCCCTGGGCATAGGTCTTGGGGAGTACACCAGTCTGCAACTGCCTCAGGCAGCGCTGGTGCTGGCGATGATCCTTCTGGGCAGCGGAATATGGTGGTGGCGATATCGCCGGCTAAATGGCCTGTGGCGAGTTGGGGTAATCCTTGCCCTTGGCCTTGTCTGGACCTGTTTGCGGGCGCCGGTAGCGCCCCAGGGCCCTTGGCTGGAGCGTCCCGGGACCATTACCGGTACGGTGGTTGGCCTAAGAAGCAGGGAGAGGGACCGAACCCAAGTGGTGGTCCAGGTGGATAGGGTGTACTATCCCGATCTTGAGCAGCCCAGCGGGAAGGTTTCCTTCAAAGACTCTCCCTTGAACCCAAGGCCCAAGGTCCTGCTCAATATCTATCATCACGGGCAGGAAGGGGAGAGGGAAATCCTTGCGGGACTGGTTCCGGGACGGCGCCTTTCCTGGCAGGGGGCCTTGCGTTTGCCCGTGGATTCGGGAAACCGAGGCCTTTTTGACTACCGCTCCTATCTGCGCCGCCAGGGGATAGTCTATACCGCCAGTACCGACTTGGCGAAGCTAACCAGCGGTGACCTGCAGGGATTCATGGTTTGCCGCTGGATTCACCACTGGCGGCAGGGAATCCTAGATACCATCGAAGAGTTGTTCTTGCCGGCAGAGGCGGCTATCGTCAAGGGATTGGTACTGGGAGATAAGCAGGACATTCCCCAGGAGACAACCCTGATGTGGCAGAGAGCCGGGATCAGTCACTTGCTGTCGGTGTCGGGACTTCACATCGGTTTGGTTTCCAGCTTGGTCCGTCGGTTAGCCGCCAAGCTAGGGGGAGGAGGGAGCTTAACTTCCTGGGTGGGAATCGGTGCCGCGGTGGGGATGGCAGCTTTGGCGGGATGGTCCCTGTCGGCACTGCGGGCATGTCTGACGGCGACCCTAGTTGTGCTCTTGGCCCGACGGGAAGAAGAGTCTACCAGGAAGGGGTCATCGGGTACCGACGGGTTCTCAATCCTGTGCATTGCTGCCTGGATAGTTTTGATTTTGTATCCCCTGGCGCTCTTTGACGTGGGGTTTCAGTTATCCTACTCAGCGGTTCTGGGAATTCTGTTGCTAAATTCCCGGTGGCACCGGGGACAAAAACCCAGTAGAATCGGTGCCAGCCTGGGTATCTCCCTGGCCGCGGGATTGGGCACCTTGCCGGTGGTGGCTTGGTACTTCTTCAGTGTACCCACCTTGGCACCCCTGGCCAACTTGGTGGCGGTCCCCTTGGCGGGTTTGATTTTGCCCTTGAGCCTGGGGGCTGTGGTGGGGGCTAATCTATGGACGCCCCTGGCCCGTCCCTTCGCGCTGGCTGCCACTGGGTTGATTCGAGCCCTGAAGGCGGTGGCTGGGGTCATCGCCAGTGTTCCCGGCTCCCATCTCCTGGTGGGCCAACCGCCGCTGCCGCTCATCCTGGTCTATATCGCACTGCTTTTGGTGGTCTTGCGGGGGTTGGAGCGACTGCAGTTTCTCGGAAGCCGAAGTCGAAACCAGCTGTTGCTGGCCTTGACTCTAACGGTAGCAGGGTTCCTGCTGTGGGCTCCTTTGCTGCAGGTCGATTATGCCCGCTTTTCCTTGACGGCCATTGACGTCGGTCAGGGAGACAGCTGGTTGGTTCGGGATGGAACCGGACTGTCCCTATTAATCGACGGAGGAGGTAGCGATCCCCGCTACTCCAGCTTTGACGTTGGCAGTCGGATCACTGTGCCCTACCTCCAGCGTCGGGCCTTGGCCCGGGTCCATGGAGTGATCAATACCCATCCCCACCTGGACCACATCGGGGGACTGTTGACGGTGGTTGAGACCATCCCGGTGAAGGTGGTGGTGGACAACGGCAATCCCGGGAATGCTCCAGCAGCTTGGCGCCTGCGTCAAGGGGCAACCCGGTGGGGAGCCCAGCCGTTGACGGTATCCCCGGGCCAGCGGGTGCAAATTAGGACCCAAGAGTCCACAGTGACGGTGTGGCGTCCAGCCCCGGAGGGGACAGTCAATGACAATGATTTGTCCCTGGTTACTAAGATCCAATCTGGGCCCTGGAGCTTCTTGTTGACGGGAGATCTGGAGAGGGCCGGAATCGAGGCTCTCCTGAATACTTCGGGAGTGGATCTGTCCGCAGATGTCCTGCAAATTCCCCATCATGGTGGTCGCAATTCCCTGTTGGGACCTTTGATCCGACGGGTGAACCCCAAGCTGTGCGTCATTTCCGTTGGAAGGAACAATTTCGGTCATCCCGCTGGAGAAACCCTGGATCTCATGGAGCAGTTGGGAATTCCCTATTTGCGTACCGATCTCCATGGGGAGATTAACCTGATCCTTGGCCAGAGTGGTCGGTACGGAAGGGAAGGAAAGACCCTTTTGGTAACCACGGGCAGGGGAATCACAATGCAGGTCACGAAGTGA
- the holA gene encoding DNA polymerase III subunit delta: MDARPVTIIISEDTKAAADKAFEIRQGLLTEESDWNHSEHDGQEAEVDVILGDLLTPPFMGGTKVVTVKRVDGLAADDLVKLGETLGELPRGVYFLATAVKIDKRGRFYRKIKELGEFIELDQISAAQRLGWVKKTAAELGLVELSDSAAQMLIERSGGSFTWIQGELGKLASYCGSLDRPISSQELESLISAGWSEVDSTASFQLLDQIAAGNTKGALELLHRLLESGQPALALFGTLAWQYRMVVAAASLFQAGMSTGQVPRRITQTMGMKSYPAEKASQVAARLGVKNAYRAFNKIFTANYHSRLGVHSPEVALELLVIELSHLCAAQG, encoded by the coding sequence ATGGATGCAAGACCGGTGACAATCATTATCTCAGAGGATACCAAGGCGGCAGCCGATAAGGCTTTTGAGATTCGCCAGGGGCTATTAACGGAAGAAAGCGACTGGAATCACAGTGAGCATGATGGTCAAGAGGCAGAGGTTGATGTCATCTTGGGTGATCTCCTCACCCCGCCCTTCATGGGGGGAACCAAGGTAGTTACCGTCAAGAGGGTCGATGGGCTTGCCGCCGACGATCTGGTGAAACTCGGCGAAACCTTGGGAGAACTGCCTCGGGGAGTATACTTTCTTGCCACGGCAGTAAAGATCGACAAGCGGGGACGATTCTACCGCAAAATCAAGGAGCTCGGGGAGTTCATCGAGCTGGATCAAATCTCCGCTGCCCAGCGTCTGGGGTGGGTGAAGAAGACTGCCGCTGAATTGGGGCTTGTGGAGCTGTCTGATTCCGCGGCGCAGATGCTCATTGAGCGCAGCGGCGGCAGCTTTACCTGGATTCAAGGGGAATTGGGGAAACTAGCCAGTTACTGCGGCAGCCTTGATAGACCAATTTCCAGCCAGGAGCTGGAGTCCCTAATCAGTGCCGGTTGGTCTGAGGTGGATTCAACGGCATCCTTCCAATTATTGGACCAAATCGCTGCGGGAAATACCAAGGGTGCCCTTGAGTTATTACACCGCCTATTGGAGTCTGGTCAACCGGCTCTGGCCCTCTTTGGGACGCTGGCGTGGCAGTATCGCATGGTGGTGGCCGCAGCCTCGCTATTTCAGGCGGGGATGTCGACGGGACAGGTTCCCCGCCGCATCACCCAAACCATGGGAATGAAGTCTTATCCCGCGGAGAAGGCCAGCCAGGTGGCTGCTCGCTTAGGAGTCAAAAATGCCTACCGGGCCTTCAACAAAATCTTCACCGCCAATTACCACAGCCGCCTGGGGGTGCACAGTCCCGAGGTAGCCCTGGAACTACTTGTGATAGAGCTGTCTCATCTTTGCGCGGCCCAAGGGTAG
- the rpsT gene encoding 30S ribosomal protein S20 gives MPNIKSAVERVRLTKKETAYNRAQRSAYRNAVKRFEALVAAGDKEAAKTALTAAIRSLDKAASKGIIHKNKAANQKSRLTKRFAAM, from the coding sequence GTGCCTAACATCAAATCAGCTGTGGAAAGAGTTCGGTTGACCAAGAAAGAAACGGCATACAACCGGGCCCAGCGGTCTGCTTATCGTAACGCAGTCAAGAGGTTTGAAGCCCTAGTCGCCGCCGGTGACAAGGAGGCCGCAAAGACTGCTTTGACCGCCGCCATTCGGAGTTTAGATAAAGCAGCCAGCAAGGGAATCATCCACAAGAACAAAGCTGCTAACCAGAAATCTCGCCTCACTAAGCGGTTTGCTGCCATGTAA
- a CDS encoding GPR endopeptidase — translation MVYPSEEFFRKYNVRTDLALEAHQVIVEQEGPPEIPGVIVEEEEGDNYTVSRMTIETDEGSRAMGKAKGNYVTLIAKGLRQRDKMVQDAIAQKMAQELQGFLQRMGLGEEDPVLVVGLGNWNATPDALGPRVVSKLLVTRHLYQMSPPELRGGLRPVSSVAPGVLGLTGIETGEIVQGIVEKSRPKVVICVDALASRSTERLCTTIQIADTGIHPGSGIGNKRLGITAETMGVPVIAIGVPTVVHAITIVSDALDMIGRESQVSPTAPGPMHRSSPPPPQSPMLDPNQINLLQGQGNPPVMSGVGNYQHEVGMMPFQVPIDAATKRDLIQRVLTPYMGTMVVTPKEIDVLIEDAAQVVAGGINGAFHPAIDQSELAFYTR, via the coding sequence ATGGTATATCCCAGTGAAGAGTTTTTCCGCAAGTACAACGTCAGAACGGACTTGGCTCTCGAAGCCCATCAGGTGATTGTCGAGCAGGAGGGTCCACCGGAAATTCCCGGAGTGATCGTGGAAGAGGAAGAGGGCGACAATTACACCGTTTCCCGAATGACCATCGAAACCGACGAAGGGTCCCGGGCTATGGGAAAGGCCAAGGGCAACTACGTAACCTTGATTGCCAAGGGACTGCGACAACGGGACAAGATGGTTCAGGATGCCATTGCCCAGAAAATGGCCCAGGAGTTACAGGGCTTCTTGCAGCGCATGGGTCTAGGGGAAGAGGACCCCGTCTTGGTGGTTGGTCTTGGCAATTGGAATGCCACCCCCGATGCCCTGGGGCCTCGGGTAGTGTCTAAACTCTTAGTTACCCGCCATCTGTACCAAATGTCTCCTCCGGAACTAAGGGGAGGATTGCGTCCGGTGTCCTCGGTGGCCCCCGGGGTTCTGGGCTTGACGGGGATCGAGACCGGGGAGATTGTCCAGGGGATCGTGGAAAAATCCCGGCCGAAGGTAGTCATTTGTGTCGATGCCTTGGCTTCCAGAAGCACCGAGCGGCTTTGCACTACCATTCAAATTGCCGACACTGGTATCCACCCAGGTTCTGGAATAGGCAACAAGCGCTTGGGAATTACCGCCGAGACCATGGGAGTTCCCGTTATCGCCATTGGAGTTCCCACCGTGGTCCATGCTATTACCATTGTCTCCGACGCCCTCGATATGATCGGCAGGGAATCCCAGGTTAGTCCCACTGCTCCGGGACCGATGCATCGTTCCTCGCCACCGCCTCCCCAAAGTCCGATGCTGGATCCCAACCAGATCAATTTGCTTCAGGGCCAAGGAAACCCACCGGTGATGAGTGGCGTGGGCAATTACCAGCATGAGGTGGGTATGATGCCCTTCCAGGTTCCCATCGATGCCGCCACCAAACGAGACCTCATCCAAAGGGTTCTCACCCCTTATATGGGAACGATGGTGGTTACTCCCAAGGAAATCGATGTCCTGATTGAAGACGCAGCTCAGGTGGTGGCCGGTGGGATCAATGGTGCCTTCCATCCGGCCATAGACCAATCTGAGCTGGCCTTCTACACCCGTTAG